The Lineus longissimus chromosome 6, tnLinLong1.2, whole genome shotgun sequence sequence TAGAGCTTGTCATATGCAGTTCAGGGCCTGGTTGCCTCTTTAGCATTGGAGAAAAATGCTAGCATTAGCTCAGCTAAGCactatctccttcagtaaattaGCATTAGGACTTGACTGCTGACGTTGATTGAGTAAGGTGACCTTCTGAAGGAAGTACCGCTTGGTTGAGCTAATCCTAGTATTTGTCTTTAACACCAATTGAGCAATACTGGGCCCTGAtcatttgtgatttgtcttCAAATATGCTTGAGTGGCTtgtagaaaaaaattaattaccCTTCTTCAAGATTCTGTATCAGTGATACGGATGTATGAGAGAAGATGCCTGTAAAATGTATTAATTCCTTACTTGCTGTCTTATAACATTTGTCTTTAATTCCCTTTTCTTGCAACCAGTGCATGTGATTTGAATGCTAAATGTCTATAATAGATCATTATCAGTCATCTTTTAGCACAGGTGGGTTCTTGGGGGTTGGAAATGCGGTTTTGCACTTTACAAACAAGGTTGAATGCCATTGGTTTCACACAAAaatcttacatgtatatatatattttcgTTCAGGTTTATGTGGCGCTATCTTCAAATTAGAATGTTACGAGACTGAAATAATTGATGATTCAGAAGGGAGTTGGACTGGGAgagaaaattatgaactttGAAAACTAAATGTAGCCAAAAAAGTCAAGTTTTCTCTTGTAGTTTGTTCGCAATTGCCTACCGGTAATTTCTTTGACTTACTGTTTTTAAACTTACTGTGGTGCCGCTTAATGTAGCCCACAATATAACGATTCTCCTGCCAGTATTCAATGCTGGCCAGGTTGGCTCCCATCGCCTTGCAGAATCCCTGAGCCTCGAGCCACGTTGCCCTCATCTCACTGAATCGGTAGCATGACCGTTGGAATCGGAAAAATCCGCTCGGACATACAAGCTCTGTGACATTGGGCTCTGTGCATTCTGAAAATAAGAACAGTACGTCAGTGGTGAACAGATCAAGTACTGAATTTTCAGAACAATCTTGAGTCAATCGTTTCATTGCTGGGGAGGGGGAGAGCATGAGTCTTGGAAAGCTACCATCTCATAGCCAGAGTTGAATGCAGTTCAAACAGAGCAAAGCACTGTATCCTGACTGGTTCAGATGACTCTATCTAACAAAGTTGGCAGGAAACCTTTCCATATCAAAGTTCGAGTGACTTTCTATGTCCAAAGCAGATGTTACGAAGCTGAAATGTTACATTACTGTTATCAATGACTGATTACTAGTTTTTCATCCTGGGGTCATCATGCAGTTGAGAGTTACCTGGCTGCATTTTCAGCTCTGGCTCATAATTcatgtttgttttcatcttaAGGGAGTGTGGGGTAGTGTGGTcgggaggttgtgggttcaataCCTAGCCAGTGTCTCTTTGTACTCTCAACTGGCCAAGTGTGTGAACagcgggactgacaagtgctgtccataatagagaggtgtccgctaggggaggttccactgtatatatataCGAACATGACCAATGTTCGGTTTCTccagattttgatatttgaactCCTGACTTCCAATACAAGATAAATGAACGATGTATGTTGCTTTGATAGGGAGCATCATTAAACGAACTTTTGAATAGTTTGGGAGATATCAAATTGTAAGAATACAAAACACTTCAAGTTCATAAAGCATTCAGAGAGGGAGTCGCCATTTGGGCGGCAGTGTTGAAAATACTGTTTGTCAACAGGTGTGAATCATTCAAAGAAGACGACTCTCCTTGAAATGCGGCAAtgaaatgttggcaaaatggCCAATGAAATGTTAGCAAAATACGCTGATCATTTCTTGAACTCCATTGAAAATCGTATGAAAGATGACAAATTGAATGATAAAGCGCTGAGTATTCATTGAGAAAGTTAAGTGGGAGACAATCGCTTGTTTGGTATAACGTTTCCTTTGATCAAAAGCAGACGTGAGCCCAACAAAGATGAGTTTGGTGTAAAATTTTGGACAAATTGGACAATTTTGTCATGACGTGACCCAGGTAGATTGACCAGAGACATTTCATGAGGGGTGCGTGCGGATGTGCCTTATTGAGCAATTTAACAATTCGGTCATGACAACGAGGAAATTTATGACAAGATGATGAGTTTCGAGTGCAGGTGTCCAACCTTCTGGACACACCACTGCTCTTAACAGAAGTACAAGCTTACCCGCCTTAGAGGTTCCAAGGCGATTTTGAACAAGTCTGGCATCAGTGATAACACTAAGGACAGCTTGAAACGGTTGAAATTTTGCCACAACGTTGCTGTTTTgtgtttcattttatttgtcaGAGGTGATATTCATGGGTGATCAACCGAACGTGATGGGAATAGGTGATGGGATGTTAAATAAAAACCTAGCAGTCGGGGAGTTTGACAAGGAGAATGTTGGAACGCGATTGGAGTGTGTTGGGAAACCTGTGGATCACTCGCATGACAATATTGAAAATAATCTCTGTCATTTGCCAGCCCCCTCCCGCAATGACAAAATACTTGAATTGTTGGaagcaaaatttgaaaaatactttGGTCGTTTTGAAAAGTGTCCCAATCCTTTCTTCTGGTATCTTGCCAGTCCTGTTGAATTGCTTGGTTGAAAATCAATTGGCTCGATTAACACTTGTCACCACCAAAATTACAATTGGGAGAAAACTTGTGTTTGCCAACCAAAAACCCTTACCTTTAGAGTAATCAGTGTGATAGTCAATGATGCATATCATTTGCTAATCAAATTTCGTACGATTTTGagggaaaatgaatgaaattaaaattatCACATGCCAACTCACCATAAATTTCAAACAACAGTATAATCCACGATAAAGTGTAAAGTATTCccactttcattttgattttgtgCAAAGTTAGTTTCCAAAGTGACAGCTTCTGGTCCTCACATTTCTTTCAAGTTCCTGGCACTGAAGGTAGCTTAAGTGGTGCCGTCTAAATTGTTTGAGTGTCCTAGTGTTTAGGAGCAGTCCATGTGGAACATGCCTAGGGGTGGTAAGAGTCGATAGCTTTGGACCAAGTGAATGAGTGGAGTGGTTTAAAGGGACTATACTGGAAACTGTGACCTTAGATAAATTACCAGCTGTACTTTGTCAATTTCGTCAACAGGAATCATTCGCAGCTGCTGATGATGGTAAGCATCTAATCTATCTCCCTCAATTGCCTACCCTCCCAATAATGATGGATTAGAACTTGCCCAGTTAAATCATCATACTGTGCCTTTAAATCTTGATTGAAATTAAAGTTTAATAGCTTGCCTTTGAATCATCCtaatctttattgcagttgtTTACATTTACCATTTAATGCTTGATTTAACCCCTTTTTGGGTAAGAATGAGGAAATTGTGAAAAACTTGCCACAAGCGAATATATTTAGAATAAAAGGTTTGAAAGTTTTTCTTTGCGACGGCAAGATTATGAACCCTTTAGAACGCACTAAAGTTGTGGCTTGACTTGGGGAGATTTCTTTCCGGGACAATGGCCCGAGTCATCCAAAGAAGGTTGGTATAGTCAAGGTTTTTTTGCCTAAAACTTCTGAGGTGACGCAAGGAAACAGAGAGTGAAGTTTGAGTTTGTAACTTTACATGGAAGTTCGCTGAGGTCAGATGTTTTATCAACAAACCTTAATTGCTTTAAAGTCTTTAGTGGGGCATTTGGCATGAAAAGACAACAACAATTTATTTTCCTTCCAACAACAATCTTTTTGGCTCCAGGTTCTCACTTAGCAAAATGAGCTAATTTGCCATAAAGTGTTCTGACGTTAAAAAACATAACAGCAAAACAAACAGAGAATGCCTGTAGGCCTATAAATATCAACAGAGGCTTTGCAGTAAAATAGAAACGGACTTTTGGAAGGTTGCAAGCGTTTTACAGTTGTTTGTGAGAAATCACTCCTAAGTGGCTTTCAGCCTGGTTCTTATGGCATTCGGATGGGGCACCTGTGGATAATGTATCACTAGCCTTTTGTTCCATTGGAAAAGTGGCATCGAAAAATACAACATTCTCCCCTGATAGATTAGGCTACTATGAGAGTAAAGATGCAGGAAAGCGCTTCGAACAGTTTTTCTTTGAGGTTTTTCTCTTGACAAAACATTGTAAATAACAAAATAAGTGCACGCCTGACCAAAGAAGAAGCTTTTCAATAATGTCAATATGGGTTCCTTTGTCATTGAGGTTTGTAATTTCAACTTATAATGTACCTTATAAATGCAACAAAATATGTTAGTCAATTATTATTTAATCATGTTAAGTCAACTTTGATGCTCTGGATCACATTtgaaaggaaatgaaaaaaatcgatAGGAGTGGTCTTTTGTATCTTCCTCTTGAGGTGTTTTGTGTTGTTAAAGGGGATTATTTGGCGTGGTCATTGTGACATCACCGATAGGGTGGGCCAGCGTATAACCTGGTGTACCGTTTTTACCATTATCGTATCTGTTGGGCATAAATATGAGTAGTTAGGTAGTTCCTCTAATCTTGACAAAGACAAGACATTTTACCTCTGAATGTCTAATTTGAAaaggtaaaatttgaaatatatctCTTTTTCTGTTGCCGCCAACTCAGCATCCGTACGTAACTCTACCTACTACAAACTGAATGAATGTTCTTTCGTGGTTAAAGGCAGGTTACAAGCATTCCTttgcaatgattttgtgttttaaACACCTCCACTCATGCCACTCTATCAGGCCTGGATCTTTGAGCTCATGCaaaaaactttgaaatcacGATGAGAATATCATGCCTCAGATGAGTAATatcgggtgatatgaataaagactagcaaatggtCACCCTCCTAcgataattgcctaactcaccTTAGCTATTTCAACTGATCATTTTGACGCTTTCATAGACTGAGGGATATGCTTTTACCCAGACATGACCCTAATCTGGTCCCAACTAAAAATGAAATTCGCAGGTGGTGGCCGAGTGTCCCAGGATATTATTTCCACAGTGTTTTCTAAAAGAGTCCAAAACAGAATCACCCGTGCTACCCCGCTGTCATTCCATTCTTAATGGAACGTCTTTGCTTTCATAATCAATATTGAAGTTATTAAACATCTTGCTGCCATCTTTTCGCTGTGATGTTCTATCGGCCGCATGCAGGTTGAAAAATATTGTGCATACTTCATATCTCGCAAGGCAAACAACTAGACTTTCTCGACTGGTTCTTCTTTCCGTTTCACTGACCCAATGACATGAACTTTATGTTGGCAGAAATATGCTTTTAGCAACTTATTGTCAAAATTGAGTAAATTCTGACACTCAAACTTATTGGTGACCGACTTCTTCCTCAACAAAGCCAAACTTATTTGTCTAAATACTCAACATTTTTCTTCTCAGAGGCCCCTGTTAGTTGCATTCTTGTGATGTCTCTGAAAGTGTGTCCACAATGTTTTAAGTGACCAAAGAAGAGAGTTTCCTAGTGTCTACTCTTTCACCCCAACCAACTTATGTTGGGAAATGGAGAaaaacttcttcttttcaagGCCTACTTTAACTATTTACTGTTTGTGTTTTCATAGCAGTAGTTATTTGCACACGGGTGCCTTTCACTATTCATTATTACCACCCAATTCATAGATTTGATGAGTAGCTTTATTTGAACCCGAAGCATCAACAGTGAGCTATCAAGAAAGATAAGTTGAGATAAACCCGGGTGGTGCTAAAAGAGGCAATCACTCGAGATGATGGAATTTTTATGTTCCGTTTTAATTTACGCCACCTGACGCAGTAGGGACAGTCGATCAGAACTACCAGCATGCACCTGTGTTTGATCAGGCCTGCGTCTCATTATCCTATTACAAGAGAAACAAAGCATTGGTCTGAGGTGGCCCGTCTTGGAAAAGACGTCTTACAGCCTGACACTTGAAGTTGTCTCCAAAGTCATGTTATGGGAGAAGATAACTgttttaaaataaaaaaaagttgAAATAGTTGACTCAAACTTCagctgattttatttttttcaccaGGCATATTGAATCTTACTCTTTATAGGCTTATAAAGTCCTATATTGCCTTTGTGAGGTCCATGCTCAAGTTAATCTCGAGAAGTCAAGGAGGCTTGACCATTGACTTAATAGTTGTATGTGATGTATTGTCTTTTCGTATTTCATAAATCTGTTTATATTGACTTTAAAGTCTGTGGTGTGACGATCATGGCTTAGGACAGATTTAGTTTTGGTTGACTTGTTTTCCGGAGATCCTTTAAGTAGATAATCATCTCTATTGGCCATAGTTGACAATTGTTTTATTTGTTGACTTGAATTGCATCAACTCTTTAGATAATCATGGGGATTATACAGGGAATAGACTGCATAAAGTTGGGGGCGGGGTTGATTTTCTTGGTGACATCTGAAGTGGACACGCTTGACTTTATTCAAACTTGCTTCAAAATCCAACATTCTCTACAAACAGTTGTCTACTTCTTGTTTCTGCTTGATGATTTCTGTTCAGCAAGCtgtgaaaatcaacaaaatataGATTCCTTGGCCAAAAGCAAACATGATCTGGGTTGAAACTACAAATTTGAACTCGGTGTGATGTTTGACTTACAAAATAGGCTCTTTGACGGTTGTCTGAGCATTAATCAACATTAATCATAATTTGTCAGGTCGATTCATTGACTTGCTCTTATAGTTCAAGTTCACTTGTTAGTTAGCCATCAGAATTGTGGCACATCAGAAAATCAGACCAACCGATTATGCCAAGTTCTTCAGTAAAAGCATTGGTCTTCTTGTGATTGATAGAAAAATGATTTTGTCTTTTCAAATGTTGACCTGAGAATATCATGTGGGTTATCAGGGTGCATCTGAGGTAATGCAGTTCTGAGACTGGCATATTCTCTGGTGGAGATCTCATGCAAAACAGAGGGCACCATTGTCAATCCaacgtaggtttcctcctacttggcTGTGGAAGTCATCCATGTATTGAGGCAGGATCATCAGACCAAATATGTCCAATCCAAGGGGTCCGTTGCTCTTTAAATAAACTTTTTGATCTCTGAGCCTTCTTTGTCAAAATGGACAGGACAGCATAATCTAAGTTACTGAACTCATGACAATCCTCAAGGAAGCTTGGCTTCAAATCAATTCATCTCATGCTCTACCCCTGTTGCCCACATTCTGACCCTGGAAATTTCTCCTAATACAGCAACATTGACATGGGAAATGGGTTTGTGATCTGTACCCACCCTCTGACCAACCACTTTAAAAACGGAACTGGCCTCACTTCGGGCCGCAAGCACCAGGTATGCCTCGATCAAAGTTCCTATGGCTATAATTGCAATAATTTCTCCGATAATCAGTTTGTGTCAAAGTCAGTTCTAATCAATTAAGTATTGGAATTAAGAATTTGGTTTAATTAATTGATTCTGATACCTTCTTGGATGTTCATTAAGAAGGTTGGAAGGGCACTCGGTCCACTGGGAGTGTTTTTGTGTAGGAAAGGATTTTCGTGAATTAGCTCTAAGTGAGGTCAGTCtagaaatcaatatttttgtgtCAGTTTTGATTAGGTGGACTCTGTTTAACATTCTGTGCAAGTCAAGGTCTTATGTTGAGTAAAATGCCGCCGGAGAAACTCAAATGATCTTTCTTAAATTGAGGAGAGTTGATCAATTATTCTGTTAGAAGTGTCGTGATTAGGGTGTTGGGCTCATAATCTGAACATTGTGGGTTCAATACCTGATTTGTATACATTGCCTGTGACCTTTGTCAACTCACTTTAACTTGATTGTCACATCCTTGAAAAGTATGAGTAGTTTATGATGGACTCCTAATAAATTAAAGTAAATTCTAtcttaacctcttgactaccgggCCATTCGAACCATTCCATACCGGGGCCTTTTTTGGTATTATCCTGCAGTCACGTGCATCTAAAATACCCATTACTCCTCTTCAGGTACTGAGAATATTGCTGGATTGGCAACCCCCAGGAGTGTTGGCAGCAAAGATGTCAGCCCTGCAGTCAGTGAGAGTTCCCTTGCTGGCGAAAAAGAAGACAAGGTGTCTGAGAAGGATTTACCGGTTGTATCGAAACTACCGACTCCCCCTGCGGTCACGCCTAAAAGCGAGAAACCCGAGAAGAGGATCTCCCAGCATGAAATTCCCAAACCGGAAAAAAGGTTATCGCAGGTGAGACCAGTGGAAAGAAATTTGtgatggaattttgaaaatgccgGAAAATTTAGGACTGTTTGCCTGTGCAGTGTGTGTGTCCTTGAATACCTTTTATGAACACTGTCGTGACTACCAGACATTGAGTGGCAAACAAAAATGAATGGTGCACCAACACAAGAGTGCTTCCATCTAATGGTGACCACTGGTACTAAAAAAAGTATGCTAAAAATCTTGCGGCCTGCTCTTAAGAATATTGTGAGTGAACCGAATCATATTCCtttcaaaaagttttaaaacttGACATTTATGCGTTAGACAAACCTTTTTTCTTCCAGTCAAGATTAAAATTTTCCCACACTAGGTCCAAGGTTTGTACTGATAAAAAATGCATGGTTTTGATAATCCTACACTCATATTTAAGGGTTTGTAACACCTCGAATTTCTAAATAATCTCGTCAAATAAATGATTATCATTTGGTTTTGTGGTAGGGCGCagtttaaaagtttaaaattttaaCTTAGCAATGGTTGTTTCGTTAGAAAATATAACATTTAGGATTGGGAGGTAGGTTTGGGGTTCCGATTATGGTCTCATGGCCTTCTTCATGTTTATAACAGGAATTAATTGGAACTCTTGATCTTAAAATATGACAGTATTAACCCAATTGGTGGTCATGTTTAGTTGTACATTGTAAGAGAAAACACCTTCGAGTCCAAAGCTTCTCAAAAGTCAGCATGAACATGACACTTAATCAGTAATAAGATGACTGACCTATCATTATATAAAACTTGCTCTAACTTCGGCATGATTTGGAGAGCCATTCAATAATCATTAAGCCCTCCCCTCCTATGGATTCTGTTGTCAACTGATCGACTGTTGAGAAACGAATTTGAGGTTTTACATGCCATTATATTTGGCATCCGGTCCATATTGCAGTTGTGGGATGTTTAAACTGCCCTGAGATAACAACATTGTCCTTTATAAGGGTCAGAATTATCAATCTCATCAGGAGATAGCTTCTAAAACATAAAGTTGGAGGTTTTAATCAAGTGTGTAAAGCCCCCAGGTTATAAGTTGGAATATTTGGGGCCAGTTGAATACTGAAACGAGACATACCCCAGGTCGCAAATTCATACCAAAAACTGCAACCGTCTTCCTGTCAATTTCAGACGGTCGCGGCTGATATAACTGCGATGCACTCCTCCATGGAGGACAAGTTGCTAACCATACAACAACAGCAAGAAATCGACAACCTGAGATCAGAGATACGTGACCTTGAGGAGAAGTTGGAAACCATCAAGGTCAAGCGTCAGGAGgacaaggtcaaattgaaggagTATGAAAAGTCGAAAATTCAACTACAGCAGGTTAGTGAAGTGGACAGGATAGCTACCAGTAGACTATGTAATGGTTGTCATGAAACTATTTACTGTGTGAGGAGATAGGTTTGGGAACACAAAAGATGTAAATGAGAAATGTTCTCAAAGTTAAAAGTTGGTGAATTGGTCTTTTTTCATTTGGTGGTAGACTTAAATTCGGCGTTTGCTGCTAAAGATTAGAGTTGACATTTTCACAATTTAAATGTTCATGTTTGCTTTCTAAAGCGCTAAAATAAAACAGTCACAAATATTACTTGGTCATCAGTATTTATGACTCCCTCTTGGTTCCAGTACCAGTGTCCAGATGATTTACACACattttcttgttgatttcagtTGCAAGAGTTCAAATCGAAAATGCAGGAGACGCACGGAGATTTACAACGTCAAATGCAAACTGCCAAGAATGTAAGCAGGATCAGATCGCTGTTTTCAGCAATTTAGGTCACAGAGCAAAAAATTATGAGGTCAGGCTGATCAAGCCTTGCAGGGTCTgtgctacattttgaaaattttcagcgAAGTCAATGCTTTTCATGCAAATATCCCCAACTTGGGCCCATCCCAATTGCAAACACGTTGAATATTTTAGCCAAGTGACAGCAGATTAAATTTCAGGTTAATTTTAGTGGGGCTAGGCAAGTGGGAGCTCTAACTCTGCCTTTAAAACTTGTCAAACAATATGAAGTGAAAATATATAACCTGCTTGAGACCTTGGGATGTGGCTAGACTGAACTGAGGCTGATCTTTCACAGCTAAGCTGGTAAAATTCAAACAGACTTTTTACTGATCATTTCTCGAGGGGGAGGAAATGGCTTCATTGTCTCGGcatgtttttattgaaaatcaGGCATAATTGGAATATTCTTTCAGGAAAATCGAGAGAACTTGGAAGCTTTTGAACGTTATAAGGATGAGATGTCAGACCTGGCCGAGACTGTCGAGATAGCTACTCTAGATAAGGAAATGGCTGAGGAAAAGGTAGGCAGTGTCTCCATGTGATCGAGGAAgggatggagggggggggggcattggtTACATCGAGATAACCACTCTGAAATGGCTAAGAGAAGGTAGGAAGAATCCGCATGTGATGGGACAGAGAAGTGACCAGTCAGGGGTAGGGTGGGAGGGTATTACAGGGATGATGCATCAGACCTGGCAGAGACAGTGGAGGTAGGTAAGGTGATAGCAGAGGAATAGGTCGACAGTCCCTATAGGTTCTGAAGCATACACATGTGGTTGGTAGGAAAAGCACATGCTTATCAATGCTTTTAAAGTTGAAATTCATAAATCTGCTGGTTGATTATGACCATTATGCTTGCTTGACTTTTCCTGTTTTCAGCTTTCTGTTTTTTTGCATCATAGTATACCAAGTTTGCAGCCTGCTCTGCTTAAGACCATTCCGGACAATAGTATAAAGTATAGTTTATATTTGAAACTTACGACTTAATCTTATGACCATATGATATAATTCTTCAGTGCGAGAGTCTTCAGTCAGAGCTTGAAAGCCTGAAGGAGCGCAACGAGGAACTGGTACTGGATCTCGAAATCCTGAGGGGTGAAATATCTGAGTCGGGAACTGAAGGAACTGCGGTTAACTTCACCGTCAAGCAACTTGAACAACAGAATGAGAGGCTCAAGGAAGCTTTGGTCAAGTGAGTTCAGTTCTGCTGTACATTGTTGTGAATGTTGGTGTACATTATCTGCACTGTGCCATTGGACTTAATAGATAGAGCTACTGCTCTTTTAGCTCCAGAGCTAAATTGGCAGCATGGTTTAGTGGTTAAGATTTCAGACAAGCGGAGCAATTTACTTTGATTACGAATCAAAGTGCTTGGGATGCTAAAGGAAGATTTCTTGTACTTTTTCCCCAACAAGACCCAAATGAAAAACACCAAGGTCCACCTGGGTTTGAACCGTGACCTCTGGATTACTGGGCAGTCACTTGACCATCTAAGCTGAAGGGAAATTCCTCCTAGGCCCTAGCCTGGGGTAGTATATAGCCTACatgtaggaatgatgccaccccTACAAAAAGACCCAAGTCAGCTCTAGCATGTGAGTGACTCCTCTTTCCAGCTCAGAAACAGAGTCAGTGGGTTACTAAACTCAAATGGAGCCCAATGTTGGTGGCACAAATACAAAGATGCAAACATAGAacaaatgaagaagaagatgaatatGACTTGTTAACCTCATCTTCTTCCAGATTGCGTGACTTGTCCAACCAGGAGAAACAGGAGACCCAGCAAATGAAGAAACAGTTAGAAAAGCAGACTGTGGAGTGTGGCTTCCTTCAAAAGGAAAAAGAGAAGCTGCAGGCTGAGCTGAACGATATTCAGAATCAAATGATGGAGCTCAAGGATCAGGTAGGTAACGTCTGCTGCCACAGGGTTTAAGATTGAACCCAGAGCGGAGGGGCCTACCTTGAGATACCAAACCTTCAATGGTGGAGCTGGTGGAAATCCCAAGCAGTTGGCAAAGGTTGAAATGGCCACCCTAGACAGCTTGGTGTTTCAAATTAGACTTAGGGTTTAATTTCAATCCACAATTCCTCCTAGGCAGTGAACCCATAAACTCTCATTCAGGAGGCTTGTACTCTAACCAATATAACACCTTGCTTGACGTGGTGACATTCTCCAGATTTCCATAAGTCTCTGTCCTGTATACTGCCGTGTCCCCCAGGGATGGCGTTTAGCATCTGTGTTTGATATTGATGTTTCATTCTGTTGATTTAGGTTGATGCTGCGCTAGGCGCTGAAGAGATGGTCGAACAGCTGACTGACAAGAACCTAATGTTGGAAGAGCGTATGCAGGAACTAGATGAAGAGAAATCCGATTTGGTAAGACACTGATTTTATCAAATAGCAAACCATTTGTATCATATCAGGGCTGGTATCATGCACCGAAAGGTATCAGTTTGCCTAAGACAAATACGTGGTTAGGCCAGCCTTTTTTATATCCGCCGATGTTGTATTTTcgaatattgaagaaaaaaaattaaaaattttttttttccatttctcgGATCCACCAACCTCCGAAAGACtgaaaattgaattaaaaaagatTTTCTTTAATTTCTCCTTTTTGTTTTTGCCAGAGTCGGCTGAGATGTTCTGGCATATTTCTACTCTGCGCACATCCATCATTGACACAGTTGCCCTCAATGTCATCTTACGAGCTGTTGTACACGTTTACCTTTGGAGATGCGAGTAGTGCTAGAAAGTGGGAAGAAAATGGTGACGTTTTTATTATTTACATTTTCAGGAGGCACTTTGTGACATGAATGAAGAACTCCAGGAAAGTACGCG is a genomic window containing:
- the LOC135489892 gene encoding perlucin-like isoform X1, encoding MKVGILYTLSWIILLFEIYECTEPNVTELVCPSGFFRFQRSCYRFSEMRATWLEAQGFCKAMGANLASIEYWQENRYIVGYIKRHHSKFKNKAFKRSFWIGGNDFANEREWRWVETQEKVRYQNWYHGQPDNAKNSEHCMELEKKYKYQWNDQSCELRNHFICEIPLHVYYRK
- the LOC135489892 gene encoding perlucin-like isoform X2; translated protein: MKVGILYTLSWIILLFEIYECTEPNVTELVCPSGFFRFQRSCYRFSEMRATWLEAQGFCKAMGANLASIEYWQENRYIVGYIKRHHKAFKRSFWIGGNDFANEREWRWVETQEKVRYQNWYHGQPDNAKNSEHCMELEKKYKYQWNDQSCELRNHFICEIPLHVYYRK